CGATATTGGTCGTTCCGGAAAGCGTCAGACCGATATCAGGGAAACTGCGTGAATAACTGATACTTGATGTTTTGGTATTCTGAGTCAACAACTGTGAATTATAAAGGTTGTTGATATTTGAACGTTCGTAGCTACTGGTCGAGAAGTTTACACTGGCAGAGAAAGTACTGTTCGGACTCGCCTTGGCATCCTGGCGATGATTCCAGACAATCTTAAAGTCCTTGGCAACTGCATAATCCGGCATCCCTTTGTCCCCCGTCTTAGTGACCTGATAATCCGCTTGCAGCGTACCGGAGTATTTATATCGTTTATTATAGTTGGTCAATCCGGAAAGTCTCCACGAACCTTTGGTAAAGATATCTCCCGTCATTTTCAGGTCCATGATGTCACTGATAGCAAAATAATATCCGCCTTCTGCCAGACCGAAACCGCGACTGGAGTCGTCCATATAAGTCGGCATGATGAAACCGGAAGAATAGCTGCTGGAGAACGGGAAGAAAAAGAACGGAACAGCCAACGGCAAAGGTACATCTTCCACCACCAGATAGGCAGGTCCCGTCACTACATTCTTTTTAGGACGCACCTTGGCCCTTGTCAACTGCATATAGAAGTGAGGATGGTCATGGTGGTCACAAGTCGTATAGCGCCCATGCTCCATAAAAATTTCATCATTGGACCCCTTCTTGGCTTTGCTTCCGGTCACGTATCCTTCCCCCTGTTGAGTTACGATTTCGGTGATTCCCGCTTTTTTAGTTTTGAAGTTATACCGGATAGTTTCCGTATCATAAGCGGTATCTCCCTCTTTAAATACAGGTTTACCTTTTTCCACTCCCAAAGAGTCTTTGATACCGTAGGCGTGCACCGTACTGCTATCCAGATTCATTGAAATAACTTCCGCTGCCAACTCTATATTCTGGTAATTAACTTTTCCGCTACCATACAACGTAGCGGCTCCGCCCAAAGTAAAAACTGTGGAGTCGTTAGATTCATAAATAACCGGTGCGTCGAGCGGTTGTTTCTTCTTAGCCGGTGCGATAGAGTCCATGCGTACCGTAACCGTATCTGCTTTCAATGAATCATTTCCGTGGAGGGAATCATTCTGTGCAGTATTGGGGGCAATCATTCCTCTTCTTCGACGTTGAGACGTAGCCTCATCGGGAAGCATCAGTAAGACAATCAGCAGTATAGATGATATAAGTATTTTTGCTTTCAATGGCGCCATTAACTAATAGTTTACGCTTGAAGTGGCAAAAGTACATAAACTTCACCAATTATGAGTTAGAATCTTCGTTATTTAATTATTTTTTAGTGCTATAAAAAGAGAGAGCACCATCTGTCAAAACGGCTTAGGCCTTCTTCACCATATTTAGCAATACTATGACGGGCTTTCTCTACCGACTTTTCTTCGTCCAGGTGAGTCTTAGAAAAGAATTTATCGGCAAAGCAGATTAACTGTTCTTCCAGAGTTATGGGCAACATCTCGCGATGGGGTACAGGAAGCTGTTGGTCGACAATGTCCTGCAAGGATAATCCGGCCCCTGTATGGCGTTCGCAAACCAGTGCATGCTGCGGGAAACCTTCTTCACGCAAGATTTCAGCTCCCAAATAACCGTGAGCTATATAAGGATGCGAACCGAAACACTGAATCGTAGGCGCATTGGTCTGAAAAATACCGATATCATGTAATAGGGCGGCTTCTTTCACGAAACTCCGGTTCAAACGTAGTTCGGGATGCGCATCCAGTATTTTCATGGCCTTTCCGGCCACAGAAAGACTGTGTATTACTAAGATTTGCCGCTGCTCCGTATTTTCCGGATAATACTTATCAATGATTTCGTATGGATTCATGTGCTCTATTTTTTGTTCTCTTGATGAGAAATTAATATTTTTGTGCAATATTACAAAAAATCACCGACATGAGAAATAGAACTTCCCTCATTCTTTTTTTTCTGTTTGTTACAGTCTTTCCCGAATGCATTAGCGGCAAAGTTGTCGCAGGCGCCGGACGCTTCGAACAATATCTGCCGTTCATTCAAGGCAAACGTGTCGGAATGGTGGTCAATCATACCTCTGTTGTAGGAACGGGGCAGACTCATTTGCTCGACACTCTGTTGAAACAGCATATCAACGTAGTCAAGGTATTTGCCCCCGAACATGGTTTCCGTGGAAATGCAGACGCGGGGGAGACTGTGAAAGACGGCAAAGACTCCCGTACCGGAGTCAGTATCGTCTCTCTTTATGGAAACAACAAAAAGCCGACTGCCGCCCAACTGAAAGACATCGACGTTATTTTATTCGATATTCAGGATGTGGGAGCACGTTTCTATACCTATATCAGCACAATGTACTACGTAATGGAAGCCTGTGCAGAAAACAATAAGGAAATGATTGTACTAGACCGGCCCAATCCGTGCGACTACGTAGAGGGTCCGATACTCAAACCGGCCTACCGGAGTTTTGTCGGTATGCTTCCTATCCCGGTACTCCACGGATGCACTATCGGCGAACTGGCACGAATGATTAACGGAGAAGGCTGGATTGCCCACAAGAAAAATCCTTGTTCATTAAAAGTAATTCCAGCCACGGGTTGGATACACGGAGAACCCTATTCGCTTCCCATAAAGCCCTCTCCCAACCTGCCGAACGATCAGTCCATTCGCCTGTATGCGTCACTCTGCCCGTTTGAGGCTACCAGCGTCAGCGTAGGGCGGGGAACGACATTTCCTTTCCAAGTATTGGGCGCACCCAACAAGAAATACGGAGATTTTACTTTCACTCCCCGCTCTCTCCCCGGTTTTGACAAGAATCCGATGCACAAAAATGTAGTCTGCTACGGTGAAGACCTCCGGAACGCAGACGATGTGAACGGATTTACACTCCGCTATTTCCTGCATTTCTACCGTTTATCCGGCGAAGGTGCCGCTTTCTTCTCCCGTGCCCGGTGGTTTGACTTGCTCATGGGCACGGATAGTGTACGCAAAGCTATCCTCAGAGGTGATTCGGAAGAGACTATCCGGAATAGTTGGCAAAAGGAGTTACAGGATTACAAGAAGATGAGAAACAAATATCTTCTTTATGAGTAAAAACAAGTATCATACTTTCATTCTTTTTCATAAATCCCTTATAACTAAAGCTATAAGTATGATAGATAACTATTATCTCCGGTATCTATCATACTTATACTATTAAAATGAAGTATCTATTTTACCTCCAAAGGTACGACATGATAATACGTACCATACGTTTTCCGTCTGGATT
The nucleotide sequence above comes from Bacteroides caccae. Encoded proteins:
- a CDS encoding HDIG domain-containing metalloprotein, encoding MNPYEIIDKYYPENTEQRQILVIHSLSVAGKAMKILDAHPELRLNRSFVKEAALLHDIGIFQTNAPTIQCFGSHPYIAHGYLGAEILREEGFPQHALVCERHTGAGLSLQDIVDQQLPVPHREMLPITLEEQLICFADKFFSKTHLDEEKSVEKARHSIAKYGEEGLSRFDRWCSLFL
- a CDS encoding exo-beta-N-acetylmuramidase NamZ family protein, with product MRNRTSLILFFLFVTVFPECISGKVVAGAGRFEQYLPFIQGKRVGMVVNHTSVVGTGQTHLLDTLLKQHINVVKVFAPEHGFRGNADAGETVKDGKDSRTGVSIVSLYGNNKKPTAAQLKDIDVILFDIQDVGARFYTYISTMYYVMEACAENNKEMIVLDRPNPCDYVEGPILKPAYRSFVGMLPIPVLHGCTIGELARMINGEGWIAHKKNPCSLKVIPATGWIHGEPYSLPIKPSPNLPNDQSIRLYASLCPFEATSVSVGRGTTFPFQVLGAPNKKYGDFTFTPRSLPGFDKNPMHKNVVCYGEDLRNADDVNGFTLRYFLHFYRLSGEGAAFFSRARWFDLLMGTDSVRKAILRGDSEETIRNSWQKELQDYKKMRNKYLLYE